In Oscillospiraceae bacterium, the genomic window AAGTTCCGGGCCATCGCCTACAACTCTAACCTGATATCTAGTCTCCTGCGGAATTCTCATCAATGCATCAAAAAGAAAATCCAAGCCCTTTCGATATATCATTCTTCCAGCAACCAGAAAGACGCATTCTTCATTTCTGCCCTTTTCATTGCAATTATCTTTAATATCATTTATATCTACCGCAACCTCAGTCACTGGCTCATCACTTACATTGTAATTCTTCATTCACTTTTTCCTTTTCTGTCCAGCTCACCAATTCGTCCGGTCTTAATCCGTTATCAAAGACTAATTCATACGGACAGTTTAGTTCTGCCCCCTCTACGAGGAATTCTTGAGTCTCTTTATTTGCAAACATAATATAGTCGCAGCGATTTAGTTTGCCAGTGATTCTCAGTTTAAAACGATACCAGCGATTTATCCCTGAGCGAACGACTTCAATGATTTCATGCCCCTTTGCGTAATCTTTTAATCCATTAGGCAAAGACTCTCCTCCGCCAAGTGGTCCGCAGACGAATTTGATATTTGCTATCTTTCCATAGTCTCCAATTGCACGGAATTCAATTGGCGTAATCTGATGAATAACGTCAATTTTTTGATCCGCACAGATTTTTTTTGCGAGAGGAAGTACCCGTCTATTCCACACATTAAGTCTTCCAGAATACATAAATCCCTTGAAGATTTTTTTGTAAAAATTAGGGATGTCAACATAATAAAACTTTATATTTTCAAGTGGGTGACTCTGCAAATATTTTTCGACTGGTTCACGTTGTTCTTCTTTTGTAATTACATAAACTTTATTTGTTTTTGAACTTTCATAAGGAACGCACCAACCGATTTTATCTTCACTTCCAGCAAAAGGGTTACATGAATAAGCTATATACAGGATATTCATCACTTCGTCTCCATCTGCTGTGCAATATCAGCATCCACGATTTCCTCGCCAGTCTTATGCTTCAGCTGCTCCTTGGATGCTTCACTCAGACCGTTGTTGATCACGCAGTTCATATCGCAGGTACTGCACTTATCCAGTTCCTCTTTGGTAACTTTTCCATCACGGTAGTCACGGCAGATTTTCAGCTCATACATGCTGTACGGATGCTTTGTGAACAGAGCCTTGAACTTATGAACCAGAACCCAGGTAGCAGGCTTCCAGATGTACTTGTGCATAGCCGGGGAAACAGAACCGATCATCCAGCAATCGCGGTCACAGCAACGAACCTTCGCACGAACCTTCTCTGCTTCAGGGCTGTTCCACAGCTCATCCCAGGTCTGATTGTTCAAGTTACCCATGACCTCTTTATCCTTGGTGCCGTTGCAAGGCATAACATCGCCATACGGATCAATGAAGAAGGTATCAAAGCTCATGTCGCAAGGCAGCAGACGCTTCTGGCCGTAGATGTAGTTGATCAGGCCGTGGTTGAAGTAAGCACGGAACCACTTCTTCGGGCTATTGCTGCGGAGCAGTTCATTGACCAGATTCTCGAAGTTCTTTGCGACCATAGGACGGTCATGGATGATGTTCTTTGCCTCAACGAAGTAGAAACTGTTGTGTAAAGATGCTGTTGCGAATTCCATGCCCATCTCGTTGGAGATCTTGTACAGCGGAACCAGATCAGGAGCGTTCTTGTCCTGAACAGTCATGCCGAAGCCGACATCCTTCATGCCCATCTCACGCAGCTTCTTCAGTGTGCCGTAACCACGCTGGTAGCCGTTCTGCAGGCCACGAATCTCATTATTGGTCTGCTCCAGACCCTCGATAGAGATACGAATACCGATCTGAGGGAACTCCTTACACAAATCAACGATACGATCTGTGAAGAAACCGTTCGTGGAAATAACGATACGGTCAGACTTCTTGTACAGTTCACGCACGATATCTTTCAGGTCAGTACGGATGAACGGCTCGCCGCCGGTGATGTTTGTGAAGTACATCTTCGGTAGCTTCTTGATGGTCTCGATGCTGATTTCCTCTTCCGGCTTGGAAGGTGCCTTATAACGGTTGCACATAGAGCAACGAGCATTGCAACGATAAGTGACGATGACCGTACCATTTAACTTCTTTTCTTCAGACATGATTAACTCTCCTAACTCTTTCTTTTAAGAATGTTTCGATTTTATTTAAGAACCACTTGGCACATACCGAGAACACAACCGAACCGCAGATAACTGCAACAGCTGTAAAGATATATGCCAGCAGACCGTTTCCAAATAGATGAACAAGGTGTAACTTTTCAAACACACGATAAATTACCATGTGGCACAGGTAAATCTCGAAGCTGATACCGCCGAGGAACTTGACAATTGGATTGACCAATATCCCCCTCCGATTGCAGCCAATGGTATAAATCAATGCTGCCACACAGAAAAGCAACATCATGAGCGTATAGCCACCTACGGCAAAATAGACAACCGTGGCAATCAGCAGAATCGCTCCGGCGATAACCTTGTGCTTCGATGCGAACTCAGCCAGCTCTTTCCGATAGAGGAAGATCAATCCACCAGCGATAAAGTAAATCGCATCATAAACAATATTGCCTCTTCCTGCGCTGAAATAGGAAGAACACAGCCAGTTAAACATCAGTGCCGCAACTGCTACGCCCCACGCCCTCTTCTTATTTCCAATCAGGAAGCAGAAAAACGGGAACAGCATGTAGAACACAAAAATAACCGCCAGTGTCCAACTCACACCAATGACCGTAATATTCGCATTTGGCAGAAGTCCCTGACATAAAGTCAAGTTTGCGAAAACTTCAAACAAGGATTCCTTGCTTGGTGAAATCACAAAGTCTAACCCACAGAGCAATGCAAAGTACGGCCAGATTTTGATGTACCGTTTCTTGTAGAAATCCTCTACGCTGATCTTCTGGTCAATAATTTTCTGGTAATAGCCACAGCACATGCCAAAACCGCTGACCATCATAAAAAGGAAAACGAGGTTTGTGAATGATGGTATTAGCCGTTCAAACACAAATCCTCCTATCCCATATTCTCCATTTGCGAGGACGTGCATCAGTGCAATGCCAATGATGGCATATGCCTTCAAACCGTCAATTCCCTCGTATCGTTCCGCTTTTGTAGCCACAAATTCTCTCCTCACATACCAGTCTTACTGATACACCTTCATAATTTTCTCGTAATACTCATCAATGGTATCGAAGCTAATATCCTTACAGTTCGCACTGTACTCCGCACACAGCTTCTTATCACCCCAGAGCTTCTCGATCTTCTTCTTCAGATCTTCAGCATTACCACTCTCGAACAGCTCGCCGGTCTTGCCAACCTGAATCAGTTCCGGGATGCCGCCGATGTTTGCACCCAGCACCGGCGTGCCGTACATCTGGGATTCCATCACAGAGAACGGGCAGTTCTCATACCACTCAGACGGGTAGATGGAGAACCGTGCCTCACGGATGAGCTTTTCCAGTGCCTCGCCTTTCTGGAAGCCAACGTTCTTGATATTCTTAATACCATTTACCGTCTCATCCAGAGGACCGGTGCCAGCGAAGATGAACTGTACATCCGGCAGATCCTTGCAGACCTTGATGAGTGTGCCGATGCCTTTCTCCTCGGAGAAGCGGCCAAAGTAAAGGACGTAGTCTTTTTTCTCCGTCTCTTTCCACTCCACCTTGTCGATGAAGTTGTGCATTGCCACAGTCTTCGTTGCAAACAGCGGGTTGCTGTCCATTTTGCTCTTCATGAACTCCGAGCAGCAGATCATGGTGTCAATGTACTTATAGGTACCTTTCCACTTCCAGAACTCGGCTTCCATCATGCCGATGGCAGATTTTGCCGTGGAACCGTGGATGCACTTGCCTTTCATGCAGTTCACGAAATGGCCGCCGAGGCACTTCTCACAGTTCTGGTGGGTGTTTGGATTGTTCAGCATGTGGTTCGGGCAGACCAGCTGGTAGTCATGTGCCGTGAAGATGATCTTGCAATCTCTTCCGGTCTCCTTACGCCACTTCACAATTTCCAGGATGATGGAAGGTGTCAGCTGGTAGTTGAAGTTGTTCAGGTGACAGACATCCGGCTTGAAGTCGTCCAGAACTTTCCGCAGCTGCACTCTTGCTTCCTTGCTGTAGATGGTCTTGATCGGGTAGGTCAGCTTGCTCAGTTTGCTGCCACCGTGGAAGTCCATATCAGATGTATAAGCATTGACCCGGTTGCCCACGCAGCGGCCTTCATGCTCCATACCGAAGTACTGAACCTCATGTCCGTGCTGCTCTAGCGCCTCACCCAGCTTAAATATGTAGGTTTCTGATCCACCGTTTGGATATAGAAATTTATTTATTATCAATACTCTCATCTATTATTTTCTCCTGTACAGTTTCATCGTTTCCTTTACAACTTTATCCCAGTTGTATTTCTCGCAGATAAAGTCAGCTGCCTGATTCTTCATTCTTATAACCATTTCTGGATGGTCACAGGCATCTTGCAATTTTTCTCGCAAGTCCTCTACATCTGACTTTTTGAAAATCAATGCCTTATCTTCCACAACCTCTGCACATTCTGGAATATCGGATACCAGACAGCAATTGCCGTAGCTCATCGCCTCCAGCAGACTTAATGGCATTCCTTCCAGATCGGACGGCAACGTGTAAATGTAAGCGTTGCTGTACAGTTCATCCAGCATTGCTCCCTGCACAAACCCAGTAAAGAGAATCCGATCGTCACCCTTCGCCAGTTCTTTCAATTCCTCCATAAAGGAATCCGTATCACTAGAGCCACCTGCGATGACCAGTTTTTTATCTGTCTTGACATTCTTGAATGCCTCAACCAGATATCGAATCCCCTTCTCCGGCACCAGACGACCGAGGAACAGTATGTAGGAATCCTTTTCCAGTCCAAAATGATCCGTGATCAGCTTTGCCTCCCGAACCTCTGGCCGATTGACACCATTAGGGATAAAATGTGTCTCCCTTCCGTAGGTCTCCATGAAATATTTCTGAACGCCTTTGCTTAGAACAATGATTTCATCTGCATATTTCACAGCATTTTTTTCACCCTGCCGGATAAATTTTGATCCAACGCCAAATTTCCATTTTTCGCGGGCCCAGTCCAAACCGTGAATAGTGCTGATTACACGCTTGCCAAAAAGTTTTGGTATCCAACAGAAAAAAGCAGGACCTTCCGCATGGATATGCACCACATCATATCTTCCAAATGCACTACAAAGTGCTGCGAAAAAGGAAGAGCTTACCGCTGCAAGTCCCTTCTTCTCAATGGTCGGAACAACCTTTTGACGGATGCCATCATATTCAATTGTTTTATCATACTCTGCACCGCTCACATGATGGCCTGCTCTATTGTAGCAAGTTATATCACAACCATTCTGTGCCATTCGGGTGCATAACTCTTTTACAACAATCTCTATCCCGCCTTCACGAGAAAGACGTTTCTGTCCGAAAACCGCAAGTCTGATTTTTTCTTCCATTACTTCTCTCCAACCGTCATTCCATAGTTTCTATTCTTGTCCTAGGCTTATACACAATCCCAGCAGTTCTTTTCCTTAAATTGTCATGCTCGTCTTTCACTATTCACCTTTCCTACTTCATAGCACAACAACAAGCCTGTATACAGATTGCAGCAACAATCTATACGCAGGCTTGTCCTCATACCTCCTCATTCTGTTTTCTGCTCTATCAGCTTTCGCTGTGGTGGGTTAAGTATAGAGCGCAACCAGAAGCCATCAACCCCTGAAAACACGCTGGCCATAACGCACCATGACAAGCAGAAACAAGTTGAGGTGAAAAGGTCAAGCCGCGCAAACCCGCATGAAATCAGGCTTTTCTCTGGTTGTCCATATTATTTCACACTCCCCATGGATCGTCACCACCACTCTCTTTCCCAGCAGTTTCGGCAGCCAGGCGAAGAAGGCAGGACCTTCTGCGTGAATATGAACCACGTCGTATTTTCCAAAAGCACTGCAAAGTGCCGCAAACCCGGAGGAACTCACTGCCGCCAGACCCTTTGCGTCGATGGTAGGGACCGTTTTCTGACGGACGCCCTTATACTCCACCGCTTGGTCATACTCTGCGCCGCTCACATGATGGCCGCCACGGTTGAAGCAGGTCACTTCATATCCATCTCGTGCCATTCGAGTACAGAGCTCCTTTACGACGATCTCTACGCCGCCCTCTCTCGATAATCGCTTCTGTCCGAACATTGCAACTGCAAGTTTTTTGTCCATACTGTTTCCTCACAACCCCCACACATGATTGGCTCTACAGTCAACCACTCGAAGCATCTATCCCAGATAACACAAATAGCGGATAGGTTCATACACCTGTCCGCTGCTCGTTACCTTACCACCTCAGCCCCGTGTTCTGTTCTGAGGTAAGACAATATAAACTTCGGGTCATAGAGCCATTTACTTTACAGCAATCTTTCTTCAGTTGACTGCAGTGTATCATGATGCTATGTTTCCTATCTTCTTATTGTTTGCAACAGGCACCCGAT contains:
- a CDS encoding radical SAM protein, which produces MSEEKKLNGTVIVTYRCNARCSMCNRYKAPSKPEEEISIETIKKLPKMYFTNITGGEPFIRTDLKDIVRELYKKSDRIVISTNGFFTDRIVDLCKEFPQIGIRISIEGLEQTNNEIRGLQNGYQRGYGTLKKLREMGMKDVGFGMTVQDKNAPDLVPLYKISNEMGMEFATASLHNSFYFVEAKNIIHDRPMVAKNFENLVNELLRSNSPKKWFRAYFNHGLINYIYGQKRLLPCDMSFDTFFIDPYGDVMPCNGTKDKEVMGNLNNQTWDELWNSPEAEKVRAKVRCCDRDCWMIGSVSPAMHKYIWKPATWVLVHKFKALFTKHPYSMYELKICRDYRDGKVTKEELDKCSTCDMNCVINNGLSEASKEQLKHKTGEEIVDADIAQQMETK
- a CDS encoding acyltransferase; amino-acid sequence: MATKAERYEGIDGLKAYAIIGIALMHVLANGEYGIGGFVFERLIPSFTNLVFLFMMVSGFGMCCGYYQKIIDQKISVEDFYKKRYIKIWPYFALLCGLDFVISPSKESLFEVFANLTLCQGLLPNANITVIGVSWTLAVIFVFYMLFPFFCFLIGNKKRAWGVAVAALMFNWLCSSYFSAGRGNIVYDAIYFIAGGLIFLYRKELAEFASKHKVIAGAILLIATVVYFAVGGYTLMMLLFCVAALIYTIGCNRRGILVNPIVKFLGGISFEIYLCHMVIYRVFEKLHLVHLFGNGLLAYIFTAVAVICGSVVFSVCAKWFLNKIETFLKERVRRVNHV
- a CDS encoding glycosyltransferase; protein product: MRVLIINKFLYPNGGSETYIFKLGEALEQHGHEVQYFGMEHEGRCVGNRVNAYTSDMDFHGGSKLSKLTYPIKTIYSKEARVQLRKVLDDFKPDVCHLNNFNYQLTPSIILEIVKWRKETGRDCKIIFTAHDYQLVCPNHMLNNPNTHQNCEKCLGGHFVNCMKGKCIHGSTAKSAIGMMEAEFWKWKGTYKYIDTMICCSEFMKSKMDSNPLFATKTVAMHNFIDKVEWKETEKKDYVLYFGRFSEEKGIGTLIKVCKDLPDVQFIFAGTGPLDETVNGIKNIKNVGFQKGEALEKLIREARFSIYPSEWYENCPFSVMESQMYGTPVLGANIGGIPELIQVGKTGELFESGNAEDLKKKIEKLWGDKKLCAEYSANCKDISFDTIDEYYEKIMKVYQ
- a CDS encoding glycosyltransferase family 4 protein — translated: MEEKIRLAVFGQKRLSREGGIEIVVKELCTRMAQNGCDITCYNRAGHHVSGAEYDKTIEYDGIRQKVVPTIEKKGLAAVSSSFFAALCSAFGRYDVVHIHAEGPAFFCWIPKLFGKRVISTIHGLDWAREKWKFGVGSKFIRQGEKNAVKYADEIIVLSKGVQKYFMETYGRETHFIPNGVNRPEVREAKLITDHFGLEKDSYILFLGRLVPEKGIRYLVEAFKNVKTDKKLVIAGGSSDTDSFMEELKELAKGDDRILFTGFVQGAMLDELYSNAYIYTLPSDLEGMPLSLLEAMSYGNCCLVSDIPECAEVVEDKALIFKKSDVEDLREKLQDACDHPEMVIRMKNQAADFICEKYNWDKVVKETMKLYRRK